A stretch of Paenibacillus mucilaginosus 3016 DNA encodes these proteins:
- a CDS encoding non-ribosomal peptide synthetase, whose product MSDLIQRLQHLPAQQRAALIERMKRRLTEQDDRIQAAQNRGEEAPLSITQERLWLQQQLEPGSPFYNLPVCLRIRGPLNVHTLQSSFSQVVRRHEILRTVIRTDDDGRPVQVPAAFEGTPVEVRSCCGDSPESRLADVQAQIRELLAVSLDMSRPLWRASLWRIGDEEHVLFLILHHVIFDGWSLSVLIGDLLAFYRAGTLNGEPALDPLDIQYPDYAAWQRSRQDHPGWQEQLSYWKEELADVPALHLHSDLPRPPVQTFNGSSCTVLLPKSLWNSLKEFSRREGVTPFITLLAAFKVMLYQHTGQSDFAVGTPVSGRSRPELELLVGPFINTLAIRTDLSGNPGFAAVLAQVREKALGAFEHQDVPFDRVVHAVSPQRVMSHSPLFQVMFTLQKPLPPLDGVPELDWEFMLVDRLASHVDLSMEVFEGEEGAACLIEYNTDLFRTERMERLAAYFRTLLESILLHPLQKIDSLGSEGRLTPEEKLTLERFNQTERAYPQEGRGATLHGLFDERVRLTPERTAIVSGAGEWSYRELGVRANRTAAALRLAGIRPGSVVAVFAERSPELVASLFGILKAGAAYMPVDPSHPAERIAYLLQDSGAAALLALAPLPGELTSPVPVLDAESLHSEAAEPSGPAPWTEEADAGYHPESLAYVIYTSGSTGLPKGVQVEHRSAVNTLRALQERYPLEAGSRFLFKTPYTFDVSVPELFGGLLEGASLAVLPAGDEKDPRAMLRALERFEVTHVNFVPSMLRLFLEEVPPASLPRLEYVFSVGEALAAETARTCLERLPQAQLANLYGPTEAAVYAVCAELTAEDAERGIPIGTPLANMRAYVLNAADALQPIGVPGELCLAGVGVARGYGGRPELTQEMFSPDPFVPGGRMYRTGDLARWLPDGKLEYLGRIDQQIKLRGYRIEPGEIEARLLEIGGVQEAAVVLHRDTQENADLCAYVVCSELTDAEGIRRDLQRTLPPYMVPAYIMKLDRLPVTASGKLDRKSLPRPELQAGKRYVPPGTAMETGLVRIWQELLERERIGIRDDFFRIGGHSLKAAMLVSRIHQELQREASLRDVFRCPTVESLARLLEEQTDSPYAGIPAALLQPWYPVSSAQKRLYILQQLDGAELSYNMPGVMELTGRLDRARLEQALQSLVRRHEALRTSFALVEGEPRQRILPPEEVQLELGYVHAQDLVPAGSAGQSSREADPLAGLESGRESVWRSLSAPVKEYVRSFIRPFRLEEAPLVRAGLVGLAPERHLLLLDMHHLIADGVTMELLAGEWMRLYEGEELPPLRLQYKDYACWQQQFLQSERIERQQRYWEEQLAGELTPLELPSDAVRPAVRSFAGDRLHFELDGELSGALRRLAEEEQSTLYMVLLALYTAWLSRLSGQEEVLVGTPVAGRPHRELEGIAGMFVNTLVIRSRPQFAKAFRDYLKEIRQTSMDALEHADVPFESLVEKLELQRDLSRNPLFDAMFAWQNMDRSRLDSKALQIWKLEADSPVAKFDLTLFAEEREGRIVFELEYSTALFRRESVERWARSLIKLARAFSAEPDLPLAEASMLQPAERRLLTHWNTTDKPYPKQGALATLHGLFDERVRLTPERTALVSGAGEWSYRELDARANRTAAALRLTGVGPGSVVAVFAERSPELVASLFGILKTGAAYMPVDPSHPAERIAYLLQDSGAAALLALAPLPAELTSPVPVVDAERLHLEAAEPSGPAPWTEEADAGYDPESLAYVIYTSGSTGLPKGVQVEHRSAVNTLRALQERYPVQAGSRFLFKTPYTFDVSVPELFSGLLEGASLAVLPAGDEKDPRAMLQALERFEVTHVNFVPSMLRLFLEEVQTASLPRLEYVFSAGEALASETARTCLRRLPHAQLVNLYGPTEAAVYAVCAELTAQDAERGIPIGTPLANTRAYVLNAADALQPIGVPGELCLAGAGVARGYGGRPELTAERFSPDPFIPGGRMYRTGDLARWRPDGRLEYLGRIDQQIKLRGYRIEPGEIEARLLEIEGVREAAVVLHRDAQGDADLCAYVVCSELTDAESIRRALQRTLPPYMVPAYIMKLDRLPVTASGKLDRKSLPRPELQAGERYVPPGTAMETGLVRIWQELLGRERIGIRDDFFRIGGHSLKAAMLVSRIHQELQREASLRDVFRCPTVESLARLLEEQTDSPYAAIPSALPQSWYPVSSAQKRLYILQQLDGAELSYNMPGVLELTGRLDRVRLGQALQALIRRHEALRTSFALVEVEPRQRILQPEEVRLDLGFVDAQDLVPAGSGEADTDAVQESGWAALSTPVKEYVRSFIRPFRLEEAPLVRAGLIGLAPERHLLLLDMHHLIADGVTMELLAGEWMRLYEGEELTPLRLQYKDYACWQQQFLQSERIERQQRYWEEQLAGELTPLELPSDTVRPAVRSFAGDRLRFELDPELSGALRRLAEEEESTLYMVLLALYTAWLSRLSGQEEVLVGTPVAGRPHRELEGIAGMFVNTLVLRTRPQFSKAFRDYLKEIRQTSMDALEHADVPFESLVEKLELQRDLSRNPLFDAMFAWQNMDKSQLDSTTLQIRKLEADSPVAKFDLTLFAEEREGRIVFELEYSTALFRRDSVEQWAHGFLELARAFSANPQLGLSEASLLSEAEQRKLLALCSGPQPAYPAEGMPATIHGLFEAQAARTPGAVALVSEEGELTYGQLQERTDSLAERLRGEGLGPGCFVGILAERSIRMVCAALAVLKAGAAYVPLDASLPVSRLQHITGSLGMRAVMATASLGDQALALLKASPFMQCVVAAEDGSVLGRQADGEGAVRPQPSAAGACIEGAANPAYAIFTSGSTGTPKGVVVSHRPVVNLITWVNETFGVGPQDRVLFVTSLSFDLSVYDIFGLLAAGGSVRIVAEQDLRSPQRLLALLKDEPVTLWDSAPAALAQLEPFFPEAEMSGSLRLVLLSGDWIPLTLPPALKRVCRGVRVIALGGATEAAVWSNFHEVGEIDPEWTSIPYGRPIRGARYYVLDSHGNLCPAGVPGELYIGGECLADGYAGDPALTAERFVPDPYGLYPGARMYRTGDRARWRTEGWLEFLGRTDRQVKIRGYRIEPGEIQAALLAHPDITAAVVTPWDGGAGERTLCAYLVSDRELPVTLLREFLAERLPGYMIPSHFVRLDAMPVTANGKLDVKALPAPPDEVLTGAPYEGPRSPAEELLVQLWQDVLQVRKVSIHDPFFSLGGDSIKAIQVMSRLHKHGLRLDVRDFFQYPTIAGLSLHLQAESAAAPQEEITGESALTPVQRWFFERLGREAHFNQAMMLYRREGFREEIIREVFTTLVRHHDALRLVFPDSGTPGFRAVHRPAGEDGFTMESFDWTKESGQEGRIEAECTRIQSGMNLDQGPLVRLGLFHTPEGDHLLIAVHHLVIDSVSWRILLEDVITLYSGMSAGVPAGTLLPPKTHPFRDWAAGLERYALSTDLFKEKSYWAELAKGTEARLPVDGNTGEAGRRTIRLSWSPELTKSLIREAGRVYNADMDVMLLTALARTLEEAWGLHALLVQLEGHGREGLLPELNVSRTVGWFTSMYPVKLELGRDRSPGRSIKSVKEHLRQVPRRGAGFGVLKYLTPPADRKDFPHSLLPEISFNYMGEYQQRLDAGGTELSRLQPGSSFNPRMPLLHVWNLNAHQEQDALILDWEYDAGLHRRETMERIAGHLHEQLRLLADHCAGVRETEHTPTDFAYKNLGLDELEELLEEVAAGLNEEE is encoded by the coding sequence GTGAGTGACCTGATCCAAAGGCTGCAGCATCTGCCCGCGCAGCAGCGGGCCGCGCTCATCGAACGGATGAAGCGCAGACTGACGGAACAGGATGACCGGATACAGGCGGCACAAAACAGAGGGGAAGAGGCTCCTCTGTCGATCACCCAGGAGAGGCTCTGGCTCCAGCAGCAGCTGGAGCCCGGCAGTCCTTTCTATAATCTGCCCGTATGCCTTCGCATCCGGGGGCCGCTGAATGTACATACGCTGCAGAGCAGCTTCAGCCAGGTGGTCCGCCGTCATGAGATTCTGAGAACGGTAATCAGGACAGACGATGACGGCCGGCCGGTTCAGGTACCTGCAGCGTTCGAAGGAACACCGGTTGAGGTTCGGTCCTGCTGCGGGGATTCACCGGAAAGCCGTCTCGCGGACGTACAGGCACAGATCCGGGAGCTGCTGGCCGTATCCCTGGACATGTCCCGTCCCTTGTGGCGGGCCAGTCTGTGGCGCATCGGGGATGAGGAACATGTCCTGTTCCTCATCCTGCATCATGTGATTTTCGACGGGTGGTCGCTCAGTGTGCTGATCGGTGATCTGCTGGCCTTTTACCGGGCCGGTACCTTGAACGGGGAGCCTGCGCTCGACCCGCTGGACATCCAGTATCCGGATTACGCAGCGTGGCAGCGCAGCCGGCAGGATCATCCGGGATGGCAGGAGCAGCTTTCGTACTGGAAGGAGGAGCTGGCGGATGTGCCTGCCCTTCATCTGCACAGCGACCTTCCGAGGCCGCCGGTCCAGACCTTTAACGGCTCGTCCTGCACGGTCCTTCTGCCCAAATCCTTGTGGAACAGCCTCAAGGAGTTCAGCCGCCGTGAGGGCGTCACGCCCTTCATCACACTGCTCGCTGCGTTCAAGGTCATGCTGTACCAGCACACGGGCCAAAGTGACTTCGCAGTGGGAACCCCCGTTTCCGGAAGATCCCGTCCGGAGCTCGAGCTGCTGGTGGGCCCGTTCATCAATACCTTGGCCATTCGGACCGACCTTTCGGGCAATCCGGGATTCGCAGCCGTACTCGCCCAAGTCCGGGAGAAGGCGCTGGGGGCCTTCGAACACCAGGATGTGCCGTTCGACCGGGTCGTCCATGCGGTGAGCCCCCAGAGGGTGATGAGCCACAGCCCGCTGTTTCAGGTCATGTTCACGCTCCAAAAACCGCTTCCCCCCTTGGATGGTGTGCCGGAGCTCGACTGGGAGTTCATGCTCGTCGACCGGCTTGCCTCACATGTTGACCTGTCGATGGAAGTGTTCGAAGGCGAGGAAGGGGCAGCATGTCTCATTGAATACAACACGGACCTCTTCCGCACGGAACGCATGGAAAGACTGGCGGCCTACTTCCGTACGCTGCTGGAGAGCATTCTTCTTCATCCCCTGCAAAAGATCGACAGCCTCGGGAGCGAGGGAAGACTGACTCCGGAAGAAAAGCTGACGCTGGAGCGCTTCAACCAAACGGAACGGGCTTATCCGCAGGAGGGAAGGGGAGCCACCCTTCACGGCCTGTTCGATGAGCGGGTGCGGCTGACGCCCGAGAGGACTGCGATCGTGAGCGGCGCAGGCGAGTGGAGCTACCGCGAGCTGGGTGTGCGGGCGAACCGGACCGCCGCCGCGCTGCGGCTCGCCGGCATCCGGCCGGGCAGCGTCGTCGCCGTATTCGCCGAGCGGTCGCCGGAGCTGGTCGCAAGCCTCTTCGGCATCCTGAAGGCCGGTGCCGCTTATATGCCGGTCGATCCGTCCCATCCGGCTGAGCGCATCGCCTATCTCCTGCAGGACAGCGGGGCGGCCGCGCTGCTTGCGCTTGCTCCGCTGCCTGGGGAGCTAACCAGTCCTGTGCCTGTCCTGGATGCGGAGAGCCTGCATTCGGAAGCCGCCGAACCATCGGGCCCAGCCCCTTGGACGGAGGAGGCGGATGCCGGGTACCATCCGGAGTCGCTCGCCTATGTCATCTACACCTCCGGCTCCACCGGCCTGCCCAAGGGCGTGCAGGTCGAGCACCGCTCGGCCGTCAACACGCTCCGCGCCCTGCAGGAGCGCTACCCCCTGGAAGCCGGAAGCCGCTTCCTGTTCAAGACACCGTACACCTTCGACGTCTCGGTGCCCGAGCTGTTCGGCGGTCTGCTGGAAGGCGCGTCGCTGGCGGTTCTGCCGGCCGGCGACGAGAAGGACCCGCGGGCAATGCTCCGGGCGCTGGAGCGCTTCGAAGTCACGCACGTGAACTTTGTGCCGTCGATGCTCCGGCTGTTCCTCGAAGAAGTGCCGCCGGCATCGCTGCCCCGGCTGGAGTATGTCTTCTCAGTCGGCGAAGCGCTCGCTGCTGAGACGGCGCGGACGTGCCTCGAGCGGCTGCCGCAGGCTCAGCTGGCCAACCTGTACGGCCCGACGGAGGCCGCCGTCTATGCCGTGTGCGCCGAGCTTACGGCGGAGGACGCCGAACGCGGCATTCCGATCGGCACGCCGCTGGCCAACATGCGGGCTTACGTGCTCAACGCCGCCGATGCGCTGCAGCCCATCGGGGTGCCGGGCGAGCTGTGCCTGGCGGGCGTGGGTGTCGCCCGGGGCTACGGGGGCCGGCCGGAGCTCACGCAGGAGATGTTCTCTCCGGACCCGTTCGTCCCCGGCGGGCGGATGTACCGCACGGGGGACTTGGCCCGCTGGCTGCCTGACGGAAAGCTTGAGTATCTCGGCCGGATCGACCAGCAGATCAAGCTGAGGGGCTACCGCATTGAGCCGGGCGAGATCGAAGCGCGGCTCCTGGAGATCGGGGGCGTGCAGGAAGCTGCGGTCGTCCTGCACCGTGATACACAGGAGAATGCGGACCTGTGCGCCTATGTAGTGTGCAGCGAGCTGACGGATGCGGAGGGCATCCGCCGTGATCTGCAGCGGACGCTGCCGCCGTATATGGTGCCGGCGTACATCATGAAGCTGGACCGGCTGCCGGTGACCGCAAGCGGCAAGCTCGACCGCAAGTCGCTGCCCCGTCCGGAGCTTCAGGCCGGGAAGCGGTATGTGCCCCCGGGCACGGCGATGGAGACCGGGCTGGTCCGCATCTGGCAGGAGCTGCTGGAGCGCGAGCGCATCGGCATCCGTGACGACTTCTTCCGGATCGGCGGACACTCGCTGAAGGCGGCGATGCTCGTCTCCCGGATACACCAGGAGCTGCAGCGCGAAGCATCGCTCCGCGACGTGTTCCGCTGTCCGACCGTCGAGTCGCTGGCCCGCCTGCTTGAAGAACAGACGGACAGCCCGTATGCGGGCATCCCGGCGGCCCTGCTGCAGCCGTGGTATCCGGTATCGTCCGCGCAGAAACGGCTGTATATTCTGCAGCAGTTGGACGGGGCGGAGCTCAGCTACAATATGCCCGGTGTTATGGAGCTGACGGGCAGGCTCGACCGCGCCCGGCTGGAGCAGGCGCTGCAGTCGCTGGTCCGCCGCCACGAGGCGCTGAGGACTTCCTTTGCGCTGGTGGAGGGAGAGCCCCGGCAGCGGATTCTCCCGCCGGAGGAGGTGCAGCTGGAGCTGGGCTATGTCCATGCTCAGGATCTGGTGCCGGCCGGCAGTGCAGGACAATCAAGCCGCGAGGCAGATCCATTGGCCGGTCTTGAATCCGGACGGGAATCCGTATGGAGATCCTTATCCGCCCCCGTGAAAGAGTACGTCCGGAGCTTTATCCGGCCCTTCCGGCTGGAGGAGGCTCCGCTGGTGCGGGCCGGGCTGGTCGGGCTCGCTCCGGAACGGCATCTGCTTCTCCTGGATATGCACCACCTGATCGCCGACGGGGTCACGATGGAGCTGCTCGCCGGCGAGTGGATGCGCCTCTACGAAGGAGAGGAGCTGCCGCCGCTGCGGCTGCAGTACAAGGACTATGCGTGCTGGCAGCAGCAGTTCCTGCAAAGTGAACGGATCGAGCGGCAGCAGCGCTACTGGGAAGAGCAGCTGGCAGGCGAGCTGACGCCGCTGGAGCTGCCGTCCGACGCCGTGCGCCCTGCCGTGCGCAGCTTCGCGGGAGACCGTCTGCACTTCGAGCTGGATGGGGAACTCAGCGGGGCCCTCCGCCGGCTGGCCGAAGAAGAGCAGAGCACGCTGTACATGGTGCTGCTCGCGCTCTATACGGCCTGGCTCAGCCGCCTGTCCGGGCAGGAGGAAGTGCTGGTGGGCACGCCGGTGGCCGGCCGGCCGCACCGGGAGCTGGAAGGCATCGCGGGCATGTTCGTGAATACCCTGGTGATCCGCTCCCGTCCGCAGTTCGCCAAAGCCTTCCGCGATTACCTGAAAGAGATCCGGCAGACGTCCATGGATGCCCTGGAGCATGCGGATGTGCCGTTCGAGTCACTGGTCGAGAAGCTGGAGCTGCAGCGCGATCTCAGCCGCAACCCCTTGTTCGATGCCATGTTTGCCTGGCAGAACATGGACAGATCGCGGCTCGACAGCAAGGCGCTGCAGATCTGGAAGCTGGAGGCGGACAGCCCGGTCGCGAAGTTTGACCTTACGCTGTTTGCGGAGGAACGGGAAGGACGGATCGTCTTCGAGCTGGAGTACAGTACGGCATTGTTCCGCAGGGAAAGCGTGGAGCGGTGGGCCCGCAGCCTGATCAAGCTCGCCCGCGCCTTCTCCGCAGAGCCGGACCTGCCGCTGGCCGAGGCCTCCATGCTGCAGCCGGCCGAGCGGCGGCTGCTGACGCATTGGAATACAACCGATAAGCCCTACCCGAAGCAAGGAGCATTGGCGACGCTTCACGGCCTGTTCGATGAGCGGGTGCGGCTGACGCCCGAGCGGACCGCGCTCGTGAGCGGCGCAGGCGAGTGGAGCTACCGCGAGCTGGATGCGCGGGCGAACCGGACCGCCGCCGCTCTGCGGCTCACCGGCGTCGGGCCGGGCAGTGTCGTCGCCGTATTCGCCGAGCGGTCTCCGGAGCTGGTTGCAAGCCTCTTCGGCATCCTGAAGACCGGTGCCGCTTATATGCCGGTCGATCCGTCACATCCGGCAGAGCGTATTGCGTATCTGCTGCAGGACAGCGGGGCGGCCGCGCTGCTTGCGCTTGCTCCGCTGCCTGCGGAGCTTACCAGTCCTGTGCCTGTCGTGGATGCCGAGAGGCTGCACTTGGAAGCCGCCGAACCATCGGGCCCAGCCCCTTGGACGGAGGAGGCGGATGCCGGGTACGATCCGGAGTCGCTCGCCTATGTCATCTACACCTCCGGCTCCACCGGCCTGCCCAAGGGCGTGCAGGTCGAGCACCGCTCGGCCGTCAACACGCTCCGCGCCCTGCAGGAGCGCTACCCGGTGCAAGCCGGAAGCCGCTTCCTGTTCAAGACGCCGTACACCTTCGACGTCTCGGTGCCCGAGCTCTTCAGCGGCCTGCTGGAAGGCGCGTCGCTGGCGGTTCTTCCGGCCGGCGACGAGAAGGACCCGCGGGCGATGCTCCAGGCGCTGGAGCGCTTCGAAGTCACGCACGTGAACTTCGTGCCGTCCATGCTCCGGCTGTTCCTCGAGGAAGTGCAGACGGCATCGCTGCCCCGCCTGGAGTACGTCTTCTCGGCCGGCGAAGCACTGGCATCGGAGACGGCAAGAACATGCCTCAGACGGCTGCCGCACGCTCAGCTGGTGAACCTGTACGGCCCGACGGAGGCCGCCGTCTATGCCGTCTGCGCCGAGCTTACGGCGCAGGACGCCGAGCGCGGTATCCCGATCGGCACGCCGTTGGCCAATACGCGGGCCTACGTACTGAACGCCGCCGATGCGCTGCAGCCCATCGGCGTGCCGGGCGAGCTGTGCCTGGCGGGCGCGGGCGTCGCCCGGGGCTACGGGGGCCGGCCGGAGCTCACGGCGGAGCGGTTCTCCCCGGACCCGTTCATCCCCGGCGGACGGATGTACCGCACGGGGGACCTGGCCCGCTGGCGGCCAGACGGCAGGCTCGAGTATCTCGGGCGGATCGACCAGCAGATCAAGCTGAGGGGCTACCGCATTGAGCCGGGCGAGATCGAAGCGCGGCTGCTGGAGATCGAAGGCGTCCGGGAAGCCGCGGTCGTCCTGCACCGTGATGCGCAGGGGGATGCGGACCTGTGCGCCTATGTCGTGTGCAGCGAGCTGACGGATGCGGAGAGCATCCGCCGAGCGCTGCAGCGGACGCTGCCGCCGTATATGGTGCCGGCGTACATCATGAAGCTGGACCGGCTGCCGGTGACCGCAAGCGGCAAGCTCGACCGCAAGTCGCTGCCCCGTCCGGAGCTTCAGGCCGGAGAGCGGTATGTGCCCCCGGGCACGGCGATGGAGACCGGGCTGGTCCGCATCTGGCAGGAGCTGCTGGGGCGCGAGCGCATCGGCATCCGCGACGACTTCTTCCGGATCGGCGGACACTCGCTGAAGGCGGCGATGCTCGTCTCCCGGATACACCAGGAGCTGCAGCGCGAAGCCTCGCTCCGCGACGTGTTCCGCTGTCCGACCGTCGAGTCGCTGGCCCGCCTGCTTGAAGAACAGACGGACAGCCCGTATGCGGCCATACCGTCAGCCCTGCCGCAGTCGTGGTATCCGGTATCGTCCGCGCAGAAGCGGCTGTATATTCTGCAGCAGTTGGACGGCGCGGAGCTCAGCTACAATATGCCCGGTGTCTTGGAGCTTACGGGCAGGCTCGACCGTGTCCGGCTGGGGCAGGCGCTGCAGGCGCTGATCCGCCGTCACGAGGCGCTGAGGACGTCCTTTGCGCTGGTGGAGGTAGAGCCCCGGCAGCGGATTCTCCAGCCAGAAGAGGTTCGGCTGGATCTGGGCTTTGTCGATGCGCAGGATCTGGTGCCGGCCGGCAGCGGGGAAGCAGATACCGATGCCGTTCAGGAATCTGGATGGGCAGCCTTATCCACCCCTGTGAAAGAATACGTCCGGAGCTTTATCCGGCCCTTCCGGCTGGAGGAGGCTCCGCTGGTGCGGGCCGGGCTGATCGGGCTCGCTCCGGAGCGGCATCTGCTTCTCCTGGATATGCACCACCTGATCGCCGACGGAGTCACGATGGAGCTGCTCGCCGGCGAGTGGATGCGCCTCTACGAAGGAGAGGAGCTGACGCCGCTGCGGCTGCAGTACAAGGACTACGCGTGCTGGCAGCAGCAGTTCCTGCAAAGTGAGCGGATCGAGCGGCAGCAGCGCTACTGGGAAGAGCAGCTGGCAGGCGAGCTGACGCCGCTGGAGCTGCCTTCCGATACCGTGCGCCCTGCCGTGCGCAGCTTCGCGGGAGACCGGCTGCGCTTCGAGCTGGATCCCGAGCTCAGCGGAGCCCTCCGCCGTCTGGCCGAAGAAGAGGAGAGCACGCTGTACATGGTGCTGCTCGCGCTCTATACGGCCTGGCTCAGCCGCCTGTCCGGGCAGGAGGAAGTGCTGGTGGGCACGCCGGTGGCCGGTCGGCCGCACCGGGAGCTGGAAGGCATTGCGGGTATGTTCGTGAATACCCTGGTGCTCCGCACCCGTCCGCAGTTCTCCAAAGCCTTCCGGGATTATCTGAAAGAGATCCGGCAGACGTCCATGGATGCCTTGGAGCATGCGGATGTGCCGTTCGAGTCGCTGGTCGAGAAGCTGGAGCTGCAGCGCGATCTCAGCCGCAACCCCTTGTTCGATGCCATGTTTGCCTGGCAGAACATGGACAAATCGCAGCTGGACAGCACTACCCTTCAGATCCGGAAGCTGGAGGCGGACAGCCCGGTCGCGAAGTTTGACCTTACGCTGTTTGCGGAGGAACGGGAAGGACGGATCGTCTTCGAGCTGGAGTACAGTACGGCATTGTTCCGCAGGGACAGCGTCGAGCAGTGGGCCCACGGCTTCCTCGAGCTCGCTCGCGCCTTCTCCGCGAATCCGCAGCTGGGTCTGTCGGAAGCTTCCCTTCTGAGCGAAGCGGAACAGCGGAAGCTGCTCGCGCTTTGCAGTGGGCCACAGCCGGCTTATCCTGCCGAGGGGATGCCGGCAACGATCCACGGGCTGTTCGAGGCGCAGGCGGCCCGTACGCCAGGAGCAGTCGCGCTCGTATCCGAAGAAGGCGAACTGACCTACGGGCAGCTGCAAGAGCGCACGGACTCCTTGGCGGAGCGGCTTCGCGGGGAGGGGCTCGGCCCCGGATGCTTTGTCGGCATCCTTGCCGAGCGGTCGATCCGCATGGTCTGTGCAGCTCTCGCCGTGCTGAAGGCCGGCGCCGCCTATGTGCCTCTCGACGCTTCGCTGCCGGTGAGCCGGCTGCAGCACATCACAGGCTCGCTTGGCATGAGGGCTGTCATGGCTACCGCTTCCCTCGGTGATCAGGCCCTGGCCCTGCTGAAGGCCTCGCCATTCATGCAGTGTGTTGTGGCTGCCGAGGACGGTTCCGTGCTCGGCCGGCAAGCGGACGGCGAAGGAGCGGTCAGGCCGCAGCCATCCGCAGCGGGTGCCTGCATCGAAGGAGCTGCGAATCCCGCCTACGCCATCTTCACCTCCGGCTCGACCGGAACCCCCAAGGGGGTCGTCGTCTCGCACCGGCCCGTGGTCAATCTCATCACCTGGGTGAACGAAACCTTCGGTGTCGGTCCGCAGGACCGCGTGCTGTTCGTCACCTCACTGAGCTTCGACCTGTCGGTCTACGACATCTTCGGCCTGCTGGCGGCCGGCGGCTCGGTCCGCATCGTCGCCGAGCAGGATCTGCGCAGCCCGCAGCGGCTGCTCGCGCTGCTCAAGGATGAGCCCGTCACGCTGTGGGACTCGGCTCCCGCCGCCCTGGCGCAGCTCGAGCCGTTCTTCCCGGAAGCGGAGATGTCCGGCAGCCTGCGGCTGGTGCTCCTGAGCGGCGACTGGATTCCGCTGACGCTTCCCCCGGCGCTGAAGCGCGTCTGCCGGGGCGTGCGCGTCATCGCGCTGGGCGGGGCGACCGAGGCCGCGGTGTGGTCGAACTTCCACGAAGTCGGGGAGATCGACCCCGAGTGGACGAGCATTCCGTACGGCAGGCCCATCCGAGGCGCCCGCTATTACGTGCTTGACAGCCACGGGAACCTGTGCCCGGCCGGCGTTCCCGGTGAACTGTACATCGGTGGGGAGTGCCTCGCGGACGGCTATGCCGGTGACCCGGCGCTGACCGCGGAGCGCTTCGTGCCCGATCCGTACGGCCTGTATCCGGGGGCGCGGATGTACCGCACCGGCGACCGGGCGAGATGGCGCACCGAAGGCTGGCTCGAGTTCCTCGGCCGGACGGACCGCCAGGTGAAGATCCGCGGGTACCGGATCGAACCGGGCGAGATCCAGGCCGCTCTGCTCGCACATCCAGATATTACCGCAGCGGTGGTTACGCCATGGGACGGCGGAGCAGGGGAGAGAACGCTGTGCGCGTACCTTGTATCGGACCGGGAGCTCCCGGTCACCTTGCTCCGCGAGTTCCTGGCGGAGCGGCTGCCGGGCTATATGATTCCTTCGCACTTCGTCAGGCTTGACGCCATGCCGGTGACGGCCAACGGCAAGCTGGACGTGAAGGCCCTTCCCGCGCCTCCGGACGAGGTGCTGACCGGAGCTCCGTACGAGGGGCCCCGCAGCCCCGCGGAAGAGCTGCTCGTGCAGCTGTGGCAGGACGTGCTTCAGGTCCGGAAGGTCAGCATCCACGATCCGTTCTTCTCCCTGGGCGGGGATTCCATCAAAGCGATCCAGGTGATGTCCCGCCTGCACAAGCACGGCCTGCGGCTGGATGTACGGGATTTCTTCCAGTATCCGACGATCGCCGGATTGAGCCTGCATCTTCAGGCGGAATCGGCTGCCGCGCCGCAGGAGGAGATCACGGGGGAAAGCGCATTGACGCCTGTCCAGCGCTGGTTCTTCGAGCGGCTGGGACGCGAAGCGCACTTCAACCAGGCTATGATGCTGTACCGCCGGGAAGGCTTCCGGGAGGAGATCATCCGCGAAGTGTTCACCACGCTTGTGCGCCATCACGACGCACTCCGGCTGGTGTTCCCGGACAGCGGGACGCCAGGCTTCCGGGCGGTTCACCGGCCGGCCGGAGAAGACGGCTTCACTATGGAAAGCTTCGATTGGACGAAAGAGAGCGGCCAGGAAGGCCGGATCGAAGCGGAATGCACCCGGATTCAATCCGGCATGAATCTGGACCAAGGACCGCTGGTACGGCTCGGCCTGTTCCATACGCCGGAAGGAGACCATCTCCTGATCGCCGTGCATCATCTCGTCATCGACAGCGTCTCGTGGCGCATCCTGCTTGAAGACGTGATTACCCTCTACAGCGGGATGTCCGCCGGCGTTCCGGCCGGAACGCTACTTCCACCAAAGACGCATCCGTTCCGCGACTGGGCCGCAGGCCTGGAGAGGTATGCTCTAAGCACGGATCTCTTTAAGGAGAAAAGCTACTGGGCGGAACTCGCGAAGGGAACGGAGGCCCGCCTGCCGGTGGATGGGAACACGGGTGAGGCCGGACGGCGGACGATCCGCCTCTCCTGGTCTCCCGAGCTCACGAAGAGCCTGATCCGGGAAGCCGGACGGGTCTATAACGCGGACATGGACGTCATGCTGCTTACGGCACTCGCCCGGACGCTGGAAGAGGCTTGGGGGCTCCATGCCCTGCTGGTTCAGCTCGAAGGCCACGGCCGCGAAGGGCTGCTGCCGGAGCTGAATGTCTCCCGCACCGTCGGCTGGTTCACATCGATGTATCCGGTGAAACTGGAGCTCGGCCGGGACCGCTCTCCCGGACGAAGCATCAAGTCGGTCAAGGAACACCTCCGGCAGGTCCCCCGCAGAGGAGCCGGCTTCGGCGTCCTGAAGTATCTGACACCGCCTGCGGACCGGAAGGACTTCCCGCACTCCTTGCTGCCCGAAATCTCCTTCAATTATATGGGAGAGTACCAGCAGCGCCTGGATGCGGGAGGTACCGAGCTCTCGCGGCTCCAGCCGGGAAGCTCGTTCAACCCCCGGATGCCGCTCCTGCACGTTTGGAACCTGAACGCCCACCAGGAGCAGGATGCCTTGATCCTGGACTGGGAGTACGACGCCGGACTGCACCGCCGGGAGACGATGGAACGGATCGCCGGGCATCTTCACGAGCAGCTCCGTTTGCTCGCCGACCACTGTGCCGGTGTCCGGGAGACCGAGCATACCCCAACGGACTTTGCCTACAAAAATCTTGGGCTGGATGAGCTGGAAGAGCTTCTGGAGGAAGTGGCCGCCGGCTTGAATGAAGAGGAGTAA